One Synechococcus sp. PROS-9-1 DNA window includes the following coding sequences:
- the gap gene encoding type I glyceraldehyde-3-phosphate dehydrogenase, whose product MTIRIGINGFGRIGRLAFRQAVSMDDVEVVAVNDLIDVNYLAYLLRYDSTHRQFQGDVRVENNNLIVNGKSIRITAERDPKDLRWGDIGADYVLESTGFFLTDDKARAHINAGAKRVVMSAPSKDETPMFVMGVNHKEYKGQEIVSNASCTTNCLAPLAKVVNDNFGIVSGLMTTVHATTATQKPVDSPSHKDWRGGRGAGQSIIPSSTGAAKAVGRVIPELNGKLTGMAFRVPTPDVSVVDLTVNLEKSTSYEEVKAAMKAAAEGELKGILGYTNDQVVSNDLLGDSATSVFDAGAGMALNDRFMKLVAWYDNEWAYSCKCIDLIKHMDTSTYAK is encoded by the coding sequence ATGACCATTCGTATTGGTATCAATGGGTTTGGCCGCATTGGTCGCCTGGCTTTTCGCCAGGCGGTATCGATGGATGACGTTGAAGTGGTGGCGGTGAATGATTTGATCGATGTGAATTACCTCGCCTACCTCCTTCGATACGATTCAACTCACCGACAATTTCAAGGCGATGTAAGGGTCGAAAATAATAATTTAATTGTGAATGGTAAATCAATCCGTATCACTGCTGAAAGAGACCCAAAGGACCTGAGGTGGGGTGATATTGGTGCCGACTACGTGCTTGAAAGTACAGGCTTTTTTCTTACAGATGACAAAGCGAGAGCACATATCAATGCTGGAGCTAAGCGTGTTGTGATGAGCGCTCCATCAAAAGATGAAACCCCGATGTTTGTGATGGGTGTGAACCATAAAGAATATAAAGGACAGGAGATCGTATCGAATGCAAGCTGCACAACAAACTGCCTCGCACCATTAGCAAAAGTTGTCAATGATAATTTTGGAATCGTGAGCGGATTGATGACAACAGTCCACGCAACCACAGCAACACAAAAACCGGTCGACAGTCCGTCACATAAAGATTGGAGAGGAGGACGTGGGGCTGGTCAAAGTATTATTCCCAGTTCAACAGGAGCCGCAAAAGCTGTTGGGAGGGTGATTCCTGAATTGAATGGAAAACTCACAGGGATGGCATTCAGGGTGCCAACACCTGATGTATCAGTCGTTGATCTCACAGTCAATCTGGAAAAGTCAACCAGTTATGAGGAGGTTAAAGCTGCAATGAAAGCAGCTGCAGAAGGGGAATTAAAAGGAATTCTTGGCTACACCAATGACCAGGTGGTATCAAACGACCTGCTTGGCGATAGTGCAACATCAGTGTTTGATGCAGGTGCAGGCATGGCACTGAATGATCGATTCATGAAACTCGTTGCCTGGTACGACAACGAATGGGCCTACAGCTGCAAGTGTATTGATCTAATCAAACACATGGACACCTCAACATACGCAAAATAG
- a CDS encoding L,D-transpeptidase, giving the protein MRVAQMLMVTASALMLSGCMQQPKTTKVSSQAEGPIKIELNQVTPQESKGTTANEGKEMVFEVGYGKNGVGCIGSTFVEGVTPLGTFKVNAIMSQDRFEMDEALIQQSGKTKSYLSENLFNNMNSIDFKGDGETGEYGSGYISLTPVPSTPQPFTFNKYDGIYRWYSFAIHGTNDETRIGQSITGGCINMQNKDINKLIRSINLGDKVVVTSKQPCNR; this is encoded by the coding sequence ATGCGTGTAGCACAGATGCTGATGGTCACGGCATCAGCTCTCATGCTTTCAGGATGCATGCAGCAACCGAAAACGACAAAGGTCTCCTCACAAGCAGAGGGGCCCATCAAGATCGAACTCAATCAAGTGACGCCACAAGAGAGCAAAGGGACCACTGCAAACGAAGGCAAAGAGATGGTGTTTGAGGTGGGATATGGGAAGAATGGTGTTGGATGCATAGGCAGCACATTTGTGGAGGGTGTTACACCACTCGGCACCTTCAAAGTCAATGCGATCATGAGTCAAGACAGATTCGAAATGGATGAAGCACTGATCCAGCAATCAGGAAAAACCAAAAGCTATCTGTCAGAAAATTTATTCAATAATATGAACTCCATAGACTTTAAAGGTGATGGAGAAACAGGTGAATATGGATCAGGGTATATCAGCCTAACCCCAGTACCTTCAACACCACAGCCATTTACTTTTAATAAATATGATGGAATTTACCGATGGTATAGCTTTGCAATTCATGGAACAAATGATGAAACACGAATCGGGCAAAGCATTACAGGTGGCTGCATCAATATGCAAAACAAAGATATCAACAAACTCATAAGGAGTATCAATCTTGGCGATAAAGTTGTCGTGACATCAAAGCAACCTTGTAATCGCTGA
- the psaK gene encoding photosystem I reaction center subunit PsaK, whose translation MAFHLLAVASPETFSWSPKVGLLMVLCNIFVIFIGSKIFQAGEGTQLPNPKYFGGLGLEALLATTSLGHVIGFGVILGVGAAGLL comes from the coding sequence ATGGCTTTTCACCTTTTAGCGGTCGCTTCTCCAGAAACCTTCAGTTGGTCTCCAAAGGTGGGGCTCTTGATGGTGTTGTGCAACATTTTTGTTATCTTTATAGGCTCAAAAATCTTCCAGGCAGGGGAAGGCACTCAGCTTCCTAATCCTAAATACTTTGGTGGCTTGGGCTTAGAGGCTTTACTCGCTACAACCAGTCTTGGTCATGTGATTGGCTTTGGTGTCATCCTCGGTGTTGGAGCTGCAGGTCTTCTTTAG
- a CDS encoding TVP38/TMEM64 family protein: MQRLRKIIGVSVVVALAIVVLHLAHTHALEPLRAQVEGMGLWAPLGIVALRGISILLPALPSTAYSLLAGALLGFETGLITIFITDVVFCQIAFAVAKRYGQKPVQALVGEKASKRIASFNQAQIEGNPFLLTGLLMTGLFDFVSYAAGLGGTKWKTFTPALIISVALSDPPIVALGAGVFSGGKLMLGVALLGVFALAIISGAVKKYQRKNS; encoded by the coding sequence GTGCAGCGACTACGCAAAATCATTGGGGTCAGCGTTGTTGTTGCTCTGGCCATTGTTGTTCTCCATCTCGCCCACACCCATGCTCTCGAGCCCCTGCGCGCGCAGGTTGAGGGTATGGGTCTATGGGCACCGCTTGGGATTGTGGCGCTTAGGGGGATCAGCATTCTCCTTCCAGCCCTACCAAGCACTGCGTATTCACTGCTTGCCGGAGCACTCCTAGGGTTTGAGACAGGTCTGATCACGATCTTTATCACCGATGTCGTTTTTTGCCAGATCGCATTTGCTGTGGCAAAACGCTATGGGCAAAAACCAGTGCAGGCACTCGTAGGAGAGAAAGCAAGCAAACGCATTGCAAGCTTTAATCAAGCACAAATAGAAGGAAATCCATTTTTATTAACAGGCCTTTTAATGACAGGTCTGTTTGATTTTGTGAGTTATGCAGCTGGCCTTGGGGGGACAAAGTGGAAAACATTTACTCCAGCCCTCATCATTAGCGTAGCGCTAAGTGATCCACCAATCGTGGCATTAGGAGCTGGGGTCTTTAGCGGTGGTAAATTAATGCTTGGCGTCGCACTACTAGGAGTTTTTGCACTAGCAATAATTTCTGGAGCTGTGAAAAAATATCAAAGAAAAAATTCTTAA
- a CDS encoding secondary thiamine-phosphate synthase enzyme YjbQ, with the protein MALAQTLTQLEIQTKGKGFTRLNERIETWLGTKEIEQGVLHLTCLHTSCSITINENADPRVLSDLAAWMEAVVPQDGRGPVDAQGQRRRYLHDDEGDDDMPAHIRTALTSQTMTLSVQNGRLLLGTWQAVYLWEHRQLGSTRRIACHLIGDQQATPTRETTTTQIASNQTLLNLRNATRLNQQIQDRIHPEAWAEDGGNATDVDLLIDRLHDISDS; encoded by the coding sequence ATGGCCCTTGCACAGACCTTGACTCAACTCGAGATCCAAACCAAAGGGAAAGGGTTCACCCGACTGAATGAGCGGATTGAAACCTGGCTCGGGACCAAGGAGATCGAGCAAGGGGTGTTGCACCTCACCTGTCTGCACACCAGCTGCAGCATCACGATCAACGAAAACGCAGATCCACGCGTCCTCAGTGATTTAGCCGCCTGGATGGAGGCTGTCGTGCCACAGGATGGGAGAGGACCAGTGGATGCTCAAGGCCAACGTCGCCGTTATCTCCATGACGATGAAGGAGATGACGACATGCCTGCGCACATCCGAACGGCACTCACCAGTCAGACGATGACGCTCAGCGTTCAAAACGGTCGCTTGCTGCTGGGCACTTGGCAAGCGGTGTATCTCTGGGAGCATCGCCAGCTCGGAAGCACGAGACGGATCGCTTGCCACTTGATCGGAGACCAGCAGGCAACGCCAACGCGTGAAACCACAACAACCCAGATAGCCAGCAACCAAACCCTGCTCAATCTGCGCAACGCAACGCGACTGAATCAACAAATACAGGACAGGATTCATCCCGAAGCCTGGGCTGAGGATGGTGGGAATGCAACCGATGTTGACCTGTTGATCGACAGATTGCATGACATCAGCGACAGCTGA
- a CDS encoding MBL fold metallo-hydrolase produces the protein MRPQATYFGANGWLLEIADCRVLVDPWLSGPLVFPPGAWMLRGELPHPWPVPENLDLLLLTQGLADHSHQPSLKLLPRNLPVVGSTAAAKVVARLGFEHIETLKPGETCTVKALSIEATAGAAVPNVENGYLLDWAGGSLYLEPHGVLDPKLASRPVDTVITPVVDLGLPLAGDFITGASVLPDLIQRFTPRTVLASTTGGDVTFTGLISALLSGAEIKEQHDPRVVIPVPGEPFKLETHAESQDRVNTAKP, from the coding sequence ATGAGGCCTCAAGCAACGTATTTCGGGGCCAATGGCTGGCTTTTGGAAATCGCTGATTGTCGAGTGCTGGTCGACCCCTGGCTCAGTGGCCCCTTGGTGTTCCCACCTGGCGCCTGGATGTTGCGCGGTGAACTACCGCACCCTTGGCCTGTTCCGGAGAATCTTGACCTTCTCCTCCTAACGCAAGGATTAGCGGATCATTCCCACCAACCCAGCTTGAAACTGCTGCCGCGCAACCTCCCGGTGGTGGGCTCAACAGCCGCCGCAAAAGTGGTGGCTCGCTTGGGTTTTGAACACATTGAAACCCTCAAGCCTGGTGAGACCTGCACCGTTAAAGCTCTGAGTATCGAGGCCACAGCAGGAGCGGCGGTTCCCAATGTGGAAAACGGATATCTCCTTGATTGGGCCGGTGGGTCTCTCTATCTCGAGCCCCACGGAGTTCTCGATCCAAAGCTGGCCTCCCGTCCTGTCGACACCGTGATTACTCCGGTGGTCGACCTTGGGTTACCACTGGCCGGTGACTTCATTACTGGTGCCAGCGTGCTTCCAGACTTGATTCAACGCTTCACTCCCCGCACGGTGCTGGCAAGTACAACCGGCGGAGATGTGACCTTCACCGGATTGATCAGTGCCCTCCTGAGTGGGGCGGAGATCAAAGAGCAGCATGATCCACGCGTTGTGATCCCAGTACCTGGAGAACCTTTCAAGCTAGAAACGCACGCTGAAAGCCAAGACAGAGTCAACACAGCTAAACCGTAG
- a CDS encoding DMT family transporter — translation MGVIAGLVAALAWTLASSIWRGLSTSLTALELNGLKNAIACALLLPVLLFLPWTQESQALLWLLISGGLGISLGDSFYLAALRRLGTRRTLTLESLAPLIAALGGLVVMGERIEGQAWLGAAMVSVSVLLVARQSPPDGTRERDRGRNVQWQGILFALLAVLCGVSGAALSRSVLISTDLTAWQSAATRLLGGLLLLLPWLRIRMLFPKPHPNHRRWPRVLLATLLGTNVGIVLQQVVLKQLPLGIGITVLSTAPVMALLVAGPEGDHPRAAGVCASLLAVSGIALAVLA, via the coding sequence ATGGGCGTGATCGCGGGGTTGGTCGCAGCGCTGGCTTGGACCCTGGCCAGCAGCATCTGGCGTGGACTCTCCACCTCACTCACGGCGCTCGAACTGAACGGGCTCAAGAACGCGATCGCCTGTGCCTTATTGCTTCCGGTGCTCTTGTTCCTGCCATGGACACAAGAGAGCCAAGCACTGCTCTGGCTGTTGATCAGCGGTGGGCTCGGCATCTCCTTAGGAGACAGCTTTTATCTGGCAGCCCTGCGTCGTCTTGGCACAAGACGCACCCTCACGCTTGAGTCGCTTGCACCCTTGATCGCAGCCCTCGGCGGCCTTGTCGTGATGGGCGAAAGGATAGAAGGACAAGCTTGGCTAGGCGCTGCGATGGTGTCTGTCTCGGTTTTGCTTGTGGCGCGTCAGAGTCCCCCGGACGGCACGCGCGAGCGGGACCGCGGTCGCAACGTGCAATGGCAAGGGATTCTGTTTGCCCTACTCGCCGTGTTGTGTGGAGTGAGCGGAGCAGCCCTATCCCGCAGCGTTTTAATCAGCACAGATTTAACGGCATGGCAAAGCGCAGCCACTCGCCTGTTGGGAGGGCTGCTACTCCTGCTGCCATGGCTTCGGATCCGCATGTTGTTTCCCAAGCCTCATCCAAACCACAGGCGCTGGCCAAGAGTTCTGTTAGCCACCCTGCTCGGCACCAATGTGGGGATTGTGTTGCAGCAAGTGGTGTTGAAGCAATTACCACTTGGCATCGGCATCACGGTTCTAAGCACAGCCCCAGTGATGGCTTTGTTGGTGGCTGGACCGGAAGGCGACCATCCACGAGCAGCCGGAGTGTGTGCATCACTCCTGGCCGTGAGCGGCATTGCTTTGGCCGTTCTCGCCTAA
- a CDS encoding 2Fe-2S iron-sulfur cluster binding domain-containing protein: MENKQSAITIQWPNGSQSHCSKGDDWLGAAQAAGVHIPTGCLGGSCGACEIEVNGQVVRACISTVPASTSGSLSVEFATDPYWS; the protein is encoded by the coding sequence ATGGAGAACAAACAGTCCGCCATCACGATCCAATGGCCAAACGGAAGCCAAAGCCATTGCTCCAAAGGTGATGACTGGCTCGGGGCTGCTCAAGCGGCAGGAGTCCACATTCCAACGGGTTGCTTAGGGGGGAGTTGTGGCGCCTGCGAAATCGAAGTGAATGGTCAGGTCGTGCGTGCCTGCATCAGCACGGTGCCTGCATCAACCTCTGGATCCCTCTCCGTGGAATTCGCCACAGACCCCTATTGGTCATGA
- a CDS encoding cobyric acid synthase, protein MVLGTSSGAGKSLMTAALCRVLRRRGETPLPFKGQNMSNNAWVDPTGGEMAYSQALQAWAAGLEPVCAMNPVLLKPQGDSTSELIHLGQSVGSARAEHYYRDWFKPGWKAIREGLEALQSSHPGGRLVLEGAGSPVEVNLQRRDLTNLRLAQYLRAHCVLVADIERGGVFAQIVGTLNLLRPVERPLIKGLLINRFRGRRELFDEGQRWLEAHTGVPVLGVMPWLDELFPPEDSLDLLERRGRKRSAELEIVVLKLPSLSNFSDLDPLEAEPTVQLRWVAPGEELGWPDAVVIPGSKQTLRDLSAIHRSGLSAELQAYSRGGGHVFGICGGMQMLGEELCDPEGLEGGAPSVNNRHEGLGLLPLRTVFSADKALRQRSSVARWPDGSSALKLEGFELHHGRTATTASETCQPLCLDAELGWVSPIGELGGLVAGTYLHGVFESGPWRRRWLNQLRAGKGLPPLSEQQPHHSRQREALLDRLADAFEQHINIEPLLSSSTKA, encoded by the coding sequence ATGGTGCTGGGCACCTCCAGCGGTGCCGGAAAATCGCTGATGACTGCTGCGCTCTGCAGGGTTCTGCGTCGCAGAGGAGAAACGCCGCTGCCGTTCAAAGGGCAGAACATGAGCAACAACGCCTGGGTCGATCCAACCGGTGGTGAGATGGCCTACTCCCAAGCTCTTCAGGCATGGGCTGCTGGGTTGGAGCCTGTCTGCGCGATGAACCCCGTGTTGCTCAAACCTCAGGGCGATTCCACCAGTGAGCTCATTCACCTCGGCCAGAGTGTGGGATCCGCTCGCGCTGAGCACTACTACCGCGACTGGTTCAAACCCGGCTGGAAGGCGATTCGTGAGGGCTTAGAGGCATTGCAGAGCAGTCATCCAGGCGGTCGCCTCGTGCTCGAGGGAGCTGGAAGCCCGGTGGAGGTGAATCTTCAACGGCGTGATCTCACCAACCTGCGCCTTGCTCAATATTTAAGAGCTCACTGTGTTCTGGTCGCAGACATTGAAAGGGGAGGAGTGTTCGCGCAAATCGTGGGCACGCTGAACCTGCTCCGCCCGGTGGAGCGCCCTCTCATCAAAGGGCTGTTGATCAATCGTTTTCGCGGCCGGCGTGAACTGTTTGATGAGGGTCAACGCTGGCTTGAGGCCCATACAGGTGTCCCGGTGTTGGGAGTGATGCCATGGCTAGATGAGCTGTTCCCACCGGAGGATTCCCTCGACCTCCTCGAACGACGCGGGCGCAAACGCAGCGCCGAACTCGAGATTGTTGTGCTCAAGCTGCCGTCCCTGAGCAACTTCTCTGATCTCGATCCACTAGAAGCCGAACCCACGGTTCAGTTGCGCTGGGTCGCCCCGGGCGAGGAACTGGGCTGGCCAGATGCCGTTGTGATCCCAGGCAGCAAACAAACCCTCCGTGACCTTTCCGCCATTCACAGAAGTGGACTAAGTGCCGAATTACAGGCCTACAGCAGAGGCGGTGGCCATGTGTTTGGCATCTGCGGTGGCATGCAAATGCTGGGAGAGGAGCTATGCGATCCGGAGGGTCTGGAAGGCGGTGCCCCATCCGTCAACAACAGGCATGAAGGCCTAGGCCTTCTGCCGCTTCGTACCGTGTTTTCCGCAGACAAGGCGCTACGGCAGCGCAGCAGTGTGGCCCGATGGCCAGATGGAAGCTCCGCTCTAAAACTCGAAGGATTTGAGCTCCACCACGGCCGCACCGCCACCACAGCATCTGAAACGTGCCAACCGTTGTGCCTTGATGCAGAGCTTGGCTGGGTGAGTCCCATCGGCGAGCTAGGAGGTCTTGTGGCAGGCACCTATCTGCATGGGGTGTTTGAAAGTGGCCCTTGGCGGCGACGCTGGCTGAATCAGTTGAGAGCAGGCAAGGGATTGCCACCGCTCAGTGAACAACAACCGCACCACAGCCGGCAGCGGGAAGCTCTACTCGATCGTCTCGCTGATGCCTTCGAGCAACACATCAACATCGAGCCCCTACTCAGCAGCAGCACAAAAGCTTGA
- a CDS encoding Npun_F0494 family protein yields MTSSTTLVSARALQRAQQAMRCLPFRRAFYDELEHEALSSTQLSSQKNWMAISRKPLSRSSTEDDLIWLIQVGVLRREVDGQGLTERVRLTPMGRDLLDGWQGEIPTADALQIVHHWLRRHRPRL; encoded by the coding sequence TTGACCTCATCCACCACCCTGGTATCGGCACGAGCCTTACAACGGGCGCAGCAGGCCATGCGCTGTTTGCCGTTTCGCCGCGCCTTTTATGACGAACTGGAACACGAAGCCTTAAGCAGCACACAGCTCAGCAGCCAAAAGAACTGGATGGCCATCAGCCGCAAGCCTCTCTCTCGCTCGAGCACAGAGGATGACCTGATCTGGTTGATCCAAGTGGGAGTGCTGCGTCGGGAAGTGGATGGCCAAGGGCTAACCGAACGGGTGCGCCTCACTCCGATGGGACGAGACCTCCTCGATGGTTGGCAGGGTGAAATCCCAACGGCAGACGCCCTTCAAATCGTGCATCACTGGCTACGCCGACATCGGCCACGCCTGTGA
- a CDS encoding nucleoside triphosphate pyrophosphatase, which yields MLLLASASPARRRLLEQAQIDHQVMVSGVDEDQIQHSDPAQLVQLLAEAKASAVKLKVDQSAELTPSIKAVLGCDSVLAFEGEVFGKPRDEAEAIARWQRMRGRWAELHTGHCLMPPSFALSREGGAAEMQRTCVTTRVLFADLTDAEVKAYVASGEPLQCAGGFALEGRGGCCVEQLHGCYSNVIGLSLPLLRRWLPLC from the coding sequence GTGTTGCTGTTGGCATCCGCGTCTCCAGCCAGGCGCCGTTTATTGGAGCAAGCTCAGATTGATCATCAGGTGATGGTGAGCGGAGTGGATGAAGATCAGATTCAGCACTCTGATCCAGCCCAGTTGGTGCAGTTGTTGGCTGAGGCCAAGGCATCAGCGGTAAAGCTCAAAGTTGATCAGAGCGCGGAGCTCACCCCATCAATCAAGGCCGTGCTCGGTTGTGATTCGGTGCTCGCGTTTGAGGGCGAAGTGTTTGGCAAGCCAAGGGATGAGGCAGAGGCCATCGCGCGCTGGCAACGGATGCGCGGGAGGTGGGCTGAATTGCATACCGGGCACTGTTTAATGCCACCATCATTTGCACTTTCAAGAGAAGGTGGAGCCGCTGAGATGCAGCGCACGTGTGTCACGACCCGTGTGCTGTTTGCCGATCTCACGGATGCGGAAGTGAAGGCTTACGTCGCCTCAGGCGAACCTTTGCAGTGTGCTGGAGGTTTTGCGCTTGAAGGACGCGGCGGCTGCTGTGTGGAGCAACTCCATGGCTGCTATTCGAATGTGATCGGCCTTAGCTTGCCGCTGCTCCGACGTTGGCTTCCGCTCTGCTAG
- the psbC gene encoding photosystem II reaction center protein CP43, giving the protein METPFNSGLIATGGKDLDSTGFAWWAGNARLINLSGRLLGAHVAHAGLMVFWAGAMMLFEVSHFTFDKPMYEQGLILFPHVATLGYGVGPGGEVTNLYPFFVVGVLHLISSAVLGLGGLYHALRGPEILENYSTFFSQDWRDKNQMTNIIGYHLILLGVGCLLLVFKAMFFGGVYDTWAPGGGDVRLITNPTLDPGVIFGYLFRAPFGGEGWIIGVNSMEDIIGGHIWLGLTCIFGGIWHVITKPFGWVRRAFIWNGEAYLSYSLGALSFMSFICSAFIWFNNTAYPSEFYGPTNAESSQAQSFTFLVRDQRMGANIGSAMGPTGLGKYLMRSPTGEIIFGGETMRFWDFRGPWLEPLRGPNGLSLDKLQNDIQPWQVRRAAEYMTHAPNASINSVGGIITEPNSVNFVNIRQWLAATQFILAFFFLVGHLWHAGRARAAAAGFEKGIDRQAEPTLAMPDLD; this is encoded by the coding sequence GTGGAAACGCCCTTTAATTCCGGTCTTATCGCCACTGGCGGTAAAGACCTCGACTCCACCGGCTTTGCCTGGTGGGCTGGTAATGCTCGTCTCATCAACCTGTCTGGCCGACTGCTAGGTGCCCACGTGGCCCACGCTGGTCTGATGGTGTTCTGGGCTGGCGCCATGATGCTGTTCGAGGTGAGTCACTTCACCTTCGATAAGCCGATGTATGAGCAGGGCTTGATCCTGTTCCCACACGTGGCCACGCTTGGCTATGGCGTTGGTCCTGGCGGAGAGGTCACCAACCTCTACCCCTTCTTTGTTGTTGGTGTTCTGCACCTGATCAGTTCTGCCGTGCTTGGACTCGGCGGCCTGTATCACGCTCTTCGTGGTCCAGAGATTTTGGAGAACTACTCCACTTTCTTCTCCCAGGATTGGCGCGACAAAAACCAGATGACCAACATCATTGGTTATCACCTCATCCTTCTGGGTGTTGGCTGCCTGCTCCTGGTCTTCAAGGCCATGTTCTTTGGTGGCGTTTATGACACCTGGGCTCCAGGTGGTGGAGACGTTCGTTTAATCACGAACCCCACCCTCGACCCCGGTGTGATCTTCGGATATCTGTTCCGGGCACCTTTTGGTGGCGAAGGCTGGATCATCGGTGTGAACTCCATGGAGGACATCATCGGTGGCCACATCTGGCTTGGTTTGACCTGCATTTTCGGTGGAATCTGGCACGTGATCACCAAGCCTTTCGGCTGGGTGCGACGCGCCTTCATCTGGAATGGTGAGGCCTACCTGAGCTACAGCCTTGGAGCTCTGAGCTTCATGAGCTTCATCTGCTCTGCCTTCATCTGGTTCAACAACACCGCTTACCCCTCGGAGTTTTACGGCCCGACCAACGCCGAATCCTCCCAGGCCCAAAGTTTCACCTTCCTCGTGCGTGACCAACGCATGGGCGCCAACATCGGTTCGGCCATGGGCCCAACGGGTCTTGGTAAGTACCTGATGCGTTCACCAACTGGTGAGATCATCTTTGGTGGTGAAACGATGCGTTTCTGGGACTTCCGTGGTCCTTGGTTGGAGCCCCTTCGTGGACCCAACGGCCTCAGCCTCGACAAGCTTCAGAACGATATTCAGCCTTGGCAGGTTCGCCGCGCCGCTGAATACATGACCCACGCTCCTAACGCGTCGATCAACTCCGTTGGAGGCATCATCACCGAGCCCAACTCGGTGAACTTCGTGAACATCCGTCAGTGGCTTGCCGCGACGCAGTTCATCCTTGCCTTCTTCTTCCTTGTTGGTCACCTCTGGCATGCAGGCCGCGCCCGCGCTGCCGCTGCTGGTTTCGAAAAAGGAATCGATCGTCAAGCAGAGCCCACCTTGGCTATGCCTGACCTCGACTGA
- the psbD gene encoding photosystem II D2 protein (photosystem q(a) protein), translating to MTIAAGRMPQRGWFDVLDDWLKRDRFVFVGWSGILLLPTAYLSIGGWLTGTTFVTSWYTHGIASSYLEGCNFLTAAVSTPADAMGHSLLLLWGPEAQGDFVRWIQLGGLWAFVALHGAFALIGFMLRQFEIARLVGIRPYNAIAFSGPIAVFVSVFLMYPLGQSSWFFAPSFGVAAIFRFLLFLQGFHNWTLNPFHMMGVAGILGGALLCAIHGATVENTLFEDGEQSNTFKAFEPTQEEETYSMVTANRFWSQIFGIAFSNKRWLHFFMLFVPVMGLWTSSIGIIGLALNLRAYDFVSQEIRAAEDPEFETFYTKNILLNEGLRAWMAPADQPHENFVFPEEVLPRGNAL from the coding sequence ATGACGATCGCTGCAGGTCGCATGCCGCAGCGGGGATGGTTCGACGTCCTCGATGACTGGCTCAAACGCGACCGATTTGTTTTTGTCGGCTGGTCCGGCATTCTCCTTCTTCCCACGGCCTACCTCTCGATTGGTGGCTGGTTAACGGGAACCACTTTTGTAACTTCCTGGTATACCCACGGCATTGCGTCGTCCTACCTCGAGGGTTGCAACTTTTTGACCGCTGCTGTGTCCACCCCCGCTGATGCGATGGGTCACAGCTTGCTGTTGCTCTGGGGCCCAGAAGCCCAGGGTGATTTTGTCCGCTGGATTCAGCTTGGAGGCCTCTGGGCTTTCGTTGCTCTCCACGGCGCCTTTGCACTGATCGGCTTCATGCTGCGTCAGTTTGAAATTGCTCGTCTCGTCGGCATTCGTCCTTACAACGCCATCGCCTTCTCAGGTCCGATTGCGGTGTTCGTCAGTGTCTTCCTGATGTACCCCTTGGGACAGAGCAGCTGGTTCTTTGCACCCTCCTTTGGTGTGGCTGCAATTTTCCGCTTCCTGTTGTTCCTCCAGGGCTTCCATAACTGGACCCTGAATCCCTTCCACATGATGGGAGTGGCCGGCATTCTTGGCGGTGCACTGCTTTGCGCCATTCACGGCGCGACCGTGGAAAACACCCTTTTTGAGGATGGTGAACAGTCGAACACCTTTAAGGCGTTCGAACCCACCCAAGAAGAAGAGACCTATTCAATGGTTACCGCCAACCGTTTCTGGAGCCAAATCTTCGGAATTGCGTTCTCCAACAAGCGTTGGCTGCACTTCTTCATGCTGTTTGTGCCAGTGATGGGCTTGTGGACCAGTTCCATCGGCATCATCGGCCTTGCACTCAACTTGCGTGCCTATGACTTCGTGTCACAGGAAATCCGCGCTGCTGAGGATCCTGAATTTGAAACCTTCTACACGAAGAACATTCTTCTGAATGAAGGTCTGCGTGCCTGGATGGCACCGGCTGATCAGCCGCACGAAAACTTCGTCTTCCCTGAAGAGGTTCTGCCCCGTGGAAACGCCCTTTAA